The genome window CCGACTTACATAATCGTTCTAAAAAATTGTAGGGTACTAGCTgctgctgatgcccgcgacttcgtccgcgtggaattaggtttttaaaaatcccgtgggaactctttgattttccgggataaaaagtaacgtatgtcactctccaggtctttaacggattgacgtggcaaaaaatcacgtcaatccgttgcaccgttgcgacgtgattgaaggaccaaccaataaagcagcaaacaaacacactttcgcatttataatatgggtgctgATGTTATCTACTTCTAACTTATATAATCGTTCTAAAAAAAccgtcaggctcgcgcaatgagggttccgtactacagtcgtattttttcgagatttttgcacgataattcaaaaactatgatgcataaaaataaataaaaatctgttttagaatgtacaggtgaagacctttcatatgataccccatttgatatagtcactcacttcgaaagttgaaaatactaattattagttcatgaccacaatttaattttttgtgtgtgatctaaccctaaattcacggttttcagatttttctccaaatatcagctataagatctagctacctgccaaatttcatgattctaggtcaacgggaagtaccctgtaggtttcttgacagacagacagacaacaaagtgatcttataagggttccgtttttccttttgagatacggaacccttaaaaatatAGGAAAACCCACATGACGAAACcgtcttttttttcaaaaatcccaaaaAAAATGACCATCCATGATTCATGATAATTTATTATGACGCGCGGACGCAACGTGCGTCACCGTGACGATACGTGACGAAACGTCAGCTGACCAAATATTGTGCCGTTGTTTCttgtttataaataactaagtaggtaggtatctctacatagtccatactaatattataaatgcgaatttgtgtctgtctgtctgctagcttttcacggctcaaccgttcaaccgattttgacgaaatttggtacagaggtagcttgcaacccggggaaggacataggctactttttatcccggaaaatttaagagttcccacaggatttttaaaaacctaaatccacgcgtacgaagtcgcgggcatcagctagtataaaataaagtcgcttcccgctgtctgtatgtatgaaagaaaagaaaagacgtttatttacaaaactgtgccacacaaaCTAAGAGCTGGTAAAGTATGATTGTATGAACGCATAGATCTTTTAacctacgcaacggattttgatgcggttttcaccaatagatagagtgatttaaaaggaaggtttataggtatagtttaattctcaaaaaattagagatccctagggaaattgaaataatgtgaattaggtcggaggaaatcctctcatttgagagtttccgaggcgtgcgtcACCGTGACGATATGTGACGAAACGTCAGCTGACCaaatatattgtacctaccgtTGTTTCttgtttataaataactaagtaagtataaattataattaagtacctacctacgtatagtacgcgacgcgTTATgtgtcccgcaaattactattgcgctggaactatgtctaattaacatcgaaatgacctcattttgacgtcagccgaaataaaaatatacctcccatcagctcgaaactttagtgccgacgtcactaaaacggcggccacgcgcattagcattttgcgggacttataccagggTTGCGGAAATCTAACAGTACGAGaaatgatatattttatttctctgCCCCGTAAACGGTATGTTATCCCCTTGTTATCCAATGCGAtataaaaaccaagatggccgCTGCGCGCAAGACAGAGACGAAGCTATAAGTTAAAAAGGGACAGCTTACTGCGTTACTGCTCTCACTTATAACGCTGTCTCTTTCGTTTGAGATTGACATTTTGCGATGCTTATTGTAGTGCGAAAGCTGGTtgatttttgaaatgaaaactttAGTACTTCGCGtgatttgaaagttgaaactcgATGTAATGAaaataaccggtcaagtgcgagccggactcgcacacgaaaggttccgtaccatcgtacaagatgtaGATGTAGACGGCTATCCGCATGCCCATTGCCCAGCACGATGCCTCCAGTAATTCgacagtcagtcggtcaccttcttagggttccgtagtgaacaaggtacccttatagtttcgccatgtccgtccgtctgtccgtccgacGGTCCGtgcgtccgcgttgatttaggttcttaaaaattttGTGGGAACTTTTACTAACCAACTTTTCAAAATTTCCACCACACTCTTGGCCTTTACCAGAAAGTACAATCAACACCCTAACGACAGAGAAAACATTATGTTTGAAAGAGACAGCCTGCATCGTAACTGCTCTTACACATAACTCTGTCCCTTTCTGATATCGGAGCCATTCGGAACAAAATTGATACGGTTGAAAGCGGTCGAAGAATCGCGTTGCCAGTCACCATATTGATGTTTCGGTAAAAGTGTTTTTTGGTATCTAAAAAAGTGTTTTAAGCTAATAAGTTAGTTACTAAGTGCTGCaagtaaaatatttatgtgTGTAGTAATTCTTGTAGGTTTTCCATGTAGTTACTAAACGTAGTATAAATCGGTTTTAGTTACATAATTCTTACGAGGACGCGACGGAGTGACTTTATTTTCGTTTATTGCAAGCATATGCAAGGGTTTTGATAATCGATAAAATCGGGATATAATATCGTGATATCGATTTAAATAGTTATCGATATATCGTTAATAATCCGATTTGAATATTCATACAAAGGTagctatagtaagcgacaggttgagatgccaatcgcggtctgaacgccccgcacacccgcgttcgcccgcacagGGTTTGTGCGGGGGTGTTCGTCACAGAGGGTTTcgttcccgattgccatctcgacctgtcgtggactattcATAGCaagtcgcttacgcgtttctgcTAAAAGCGACTTGTTTGACTCTTtaatctaaaatatataaaagtaaaggtgactgactgcctgattgactgactgatctatcaacgcacagctcaaactactggacggatcgggctgaaatttggcatgcagatagctattatgacgtaggcatctgctaagaaaggatttttgaaaattcaactcctaagggggtgaaatagtggtttgaaatttgtgtagtccacgcgagcataagctagtaaagataTATTTTTGCAATCAAAAGCTAACTTATCACTCGAATTGAAAAAATAACTAACGAATAGCGTGGacagtttatttaattaaaaaaaaaactgaaaaaaaaaaacttaaaatgaaaCGAAAGTCTAGTCTTGTATGGAAATACTTCGAAGATGCAGCTAAAGATCAAGCCAAGTGCCAACTTTGCGGACGCCTCGTACCTAACAAGGGAAAAAATACTAGCAACCTTCGAAGTCATTTACTGCATCAGCATCGGGAGCGGTATGACAAGCTATATGGTGGTGTTACTAATAATAAACCCACCAGGAATGATAGTCTCGCAAAAGGCACTCCTGTAGCGAGAAAGAGGTTGCTTCCTCGTCGACGGTTGCCAGACACGAAGGTGAAGAAGGAACCTGAGGAAAGCACATCTAGTACATGCTATGAGGTGCTTGCTGCAGAGGTGTTAAAGGACTTTGAACGTGGTAAGGGACTGAAAAATATAGTCtacaagtcgtaattaaaaaaataggccaagttcgagtcagactcgcgcaccgagggttccgtactgcagccgcattttttgcgacattttgcacgataaatcaaaaacgattaGACGtacaaatgaataaaaattagttttagaatgcacaggtaccgccctttcatatgataccccacttgatattatagttatcttaattcgaaaattgaaaatactaatttttaaccgacttccaaaaaggacgTGGTTTTCAATTCgacccgtttttttttaaatgtaggtacctacaccgattttttcgaggtttctggaccgttttgcaaattatttttttaatcaatagggATGTTTCcatggtggtcccataaaatattctggatccaactccttaatcctgatgctgcagggtcactgcccgcctaagttatcaagattcaggaagtgttcatagtgaattaatattgcaggtaccaagcaacgacttcatgcttggactccaagtccctCCATCAATAATTTAGGATGAATATTATCAGCATTATTAATCAGAGAAAATTtatgaataatttatatttttcccttaaaaaataaattttaccgTTTAGTTTGTGGCAGTTATATACTAGTATTCTGTGGTTGGGGCTCGTCCTCGTCAAATTACAGTGCTATAACGCCTTCACTAATgattaaaactaaactaatattgtaagttgtaactcgTATTATGATTGCCTGGTTGGTCTAGTGATTAGCACAGATTAGCATGTTAGACTGTGAATGACGTTCGATTTGGTTCTGGGGTGAGTTCGATTACCGAGTCGTCATAAAATCGGTATTGGGTTTTGCTTTAATAAATTCTCAGTACTAGCCCGGAGTTGGTAAGTTGGCGGTGTTTCTCCCGTGCGTCTGAGATTACGTAAAGCCGTTGGGCCTGCGCCCGATCTGTCCGGTCGTTTCGGAATGCATGCCGTCCCAACAGAGACTACGGCCTATGAGAGGGATCaaagagtgcacctgtgtttccGGATACTTCTGCACAGCattttgtccttccttcaccattttaccaccgaaccgcaagacatcgggcgagtttccatccttgtCGTCGACATCGCATCttcacgcacgaaacgttttgcatCATCATTGCTTATACGCTAGGATTGGAATACTTTTCCACGATATGCGTTTCCtacaattacaacccgggtatctttaaaacgagtgaataggcatcttctaggtaaacacgtcccatcttaggccacatcatcactttccatcaggtgtgattgtggtcaagcgtctacctataaaaaaagcatattatatctCCCGCGCTAACTAACTCTGTGGACCCGTTCGATAGGATTATTATATAAACTTCTATTACAACCGTGTTGGAAATGCTGTCATTGCAACAGCATTGGTCATGAAATCTTGATTTGTTTCAGACGAAGAGGCGGCGGAGGAGCAAGCTCAAGAGCCGGAGATCGAGGATGTGTGGAACTACTTCGAGAAGCTTCCGTCCAACAGAGCGCAGTGCATCCTCTGCAAGGAGACCTTCAACAGACACCTCCCATTCCTCACCAGACACATGAAAGAAAAGCACCGGAAGATCGCCTGGGTATGGATCAgcctttttgttttaaatagaaactacaatcgtgacaatggatggatgctaccctcagcgtggaaaccgctttttgacgctaagacacgggcatcagtcgtgggacgggacaccattagctccgcgtgcctggatttcggtgacggttccagtgatgaagaacagcaggaactgtcgggagacgaccggcagctgtctccccccccaccccagccaccctcacaacgggctctacgggcagcggcacgtgcgtcccgcagtcaaaaccgcggcgcgtgcgcggacggactcccttgaaaaaggaccccggatgggttcgaaactagtcgggctaacgtcgactacacacgtgagtaagccgggacagatagtatttataatagaaaCTACAAAGTGATAGCCGCATACAGACGTGTGTGAGACCGCAAAGTTCCAGCATCACCACAGAATATGAGATCGCAGTCAGGGGTTTACTTTGTAGGGTACGGCAGTGGTCCGActgcgccggcgagaaaacgacaactatcggcgattttctctctcaagaaacgcacaacaAATGTTTATTCcatgtaaacgaaagagatgcataatCAAAAGTTGATCTCTGActaaaataaactcgctcaacgatattcgttcagcgatgctcgctcgcttgaacgtgtaacgcgcgcgcagatttgcagtttgcacaggactgagcgcaCGCGGGCgagaatggcgcgagtaatggctcgtcgcacttgcacactcgcttatagcccggcgacaaaactacacactcgctccccgctgatcgccaactcgtttatagtttctagttccactcgtttctcgttcatcgtagGCGGTCTGCGGCGGCGGCGtcggttcccacaggatttaaacttaaatccacgcggacgaagtcgcgggcatcatctagttctcaatatatttttttgtcaacAGGACCAACCAAGCGATTCGGACGAAGACCAAAACTGTTACACAGAAGTGGTTTACTTAGAAGAAGAACAACCAACAAACGTTACAACCACAACAAAACAACCACAAGTAACAAAGAAACGTAGGCTCAGTTCTAGATATGAATTAGTGAACAAACCAA of Maniola hyperantus chromosome 26, iAphHyp1.2, whole genome shotgun sequence contains these proteins:
- the LOC117994055 gene encoding uncharacterized protein isoform X3, with the translated sequence MKRKSSLVWKYFEDAAKDQAKCQLCGRLVPNKGKNTSNLRSHLLHQHRERYDKLYGGVTNNKPTRNDSLAKGTPVARKRLLPRRRLPDTKVKKEPEESTSSTCYEVLAAEVLKDFERDEEAAEEQAQEPEIEDVWNYFEKLPSNRAQCILCKETFNRHLPFLTRHMKEKHRKIAWDQPSDSDEDQNCYTEVVYLEEEQPTNVTTTTKQPQVTKKRRLSSRYELVNKPKDVENISKIDEIDDEIEIFGRYVISLLKKMPKDASTQLQMDIIGMIMKAKLKLGTTEPVSVSVSNVQDGVIVTPGNIIVTTPSNVIHTTQNNESLPTLVIGVENET